Proteins found in one Alicyclobacillus cycloheptanicus genomic segment:
- the carB gene encoding carbamoyl-phosphate synthase large subunit gives MPKRTDIRKIMVIGSGPIIIGQAAEFDYAGTQACQSLREEGYEVVLVNSNPATIMTDVDIADKVYVEPLTPEFVAQILRKERPDGLLPTLGGQTGLNMAVQLAEQGMLEQYGVELLGTPLRAIREAEDREEFRNLMARLGEPVPESRIVSDVEAARAFAREIGFPIIIRPAYTLGGTGGGIADNWEQYEEIVELGLTMSPIHQVLVERSIAGFKEIEYEVIRDSADNCIVVCNMENIDPVGIHTGDSIVVAPSQTLSDEDYQRLRSASLRIIRALGIEGGCNVQLALDPYSDQYYVIEVNPRVSRSSALASKATGYPIAKVAAKIAVGYTLDEIQNPVTRETYASFEPALDYIVTKIPRWPFDKFNSANRTLGTQMKATGEVMAIGRTFEESMMKAIRSLEVGLDSLWHPQAATWSEEDIERRLVKADDERLFVVAEAFRREMPLETVYELTRIDRWFLWRLQRLVDMERSLRVAGQRLADHEGTPAELRDLLPEAKRMGFPDSAIARFTGTDADELRRWRDEVNLKPVYKMVDTCAGEFEASTPYYYSTYEQEDEVADSRGKKLLVLGSGPIRIGQGIEFDYCSVHAVWAIRKAGYEAIIVNNNPETVSTDFNTSNRLYFEPLHPEDVLHVIDREQPDGVIVQFGGQTAINLAEPLARAGVKIFGTSLEDIDRAEDREKFDQLLTTLDIPRPLGVTVVTETGALEAAQKLGYPVLVRPSYVLGGRAMQIIESDAELETYLRDAVQVSNQHPVLIDRYIQGVEVEVDAISDGETVIIPGIMEHIERAGVHSGDSIAVYPPQSISEATKATLVDYTIRIARGLHVKGLVNIQFVIQGDDVYVLEVNPRSSRTVPFLSKVTNVPMVDLAMRAVLGESLQSLGWETGLVPASDLVSVKVPVFSFAKLRRVDITLGPEMKSTGEVMGTERTYAKALYKGLIAAGMDIPHYGTVLATIADKDKLEAWPILAGFASLGFRIAATEGTAKFLRARGLEVEIVNKLAQGTPNLADDIRDGRIHLVINTLTKGREPERDGFRIRRTAVEHGVPCLTSLDTAASLLEVLSTIRFTTVPLAGGAPKRAAVDGPEVTA, from the coding sequence ATGCCGAAGCGCACTGACATCCGGAAGATTATGGTGATCGGCAGCGGTCCAATCATCATCGGCCAAGCCGCCGAGTTTGACTATGCGGGGACGCAGGCTTGCCAGTCCCTGCGGGAAGAGGGCTACGAGGTCGTGCTGGTCAACTCCAACCCCGCGACCATCATGACAGACGTGGACATCGCCGACAAGGTCTATGTGGAACCGCTGACGCCGGAGTTCGTTGCGCAGATTTTGCGCAAGGAACGCCCAGATGGGCTGCTCCCCACCCTCGGCGGCCAGACGGGGCTCAACATGGCGGTGCAACTGGCGGAGCAGGGCATGCTGGAACAGTACGGTGTCGAATTGCTCGGCACACCGCTGCGCGCGATTCGAGAGGCGGAAGACCGGGAGGAATTCCGCAACCTGATGGCGCGGCTTGGGGAGCCAGTGCCGGAAAGCCGGATTGTCAGTGACGTCGAGGCCGCCCGCGCCTTCGCGCGGGAGATTGGGTTTCCGATTATCATTCGTCCCGCGTACACCTTAGGCGGGACCGGCGGCGGCATCGCGGACAACTGGGAACAGTACGAGGAAATTGTAGAACTGGGCCTGACGATGTCCCCGATTCACCAGGTCCTCGTCGAGCGGAGCATCGCCGGGTTCAAGGAAATCGAGTATGAAGTCATCCGCGACAGCGCAGACAACTGCATTGTCGTGTGCAACATGGAAAACATCGACCCGGTCGGGATCCACACGGGCGACAGTATTGTGGTCGCGCCGAGTCAGACCCTGTCTGATGAAGACTATCAACGGCTGCGTTCGGCGAGTCTGCGGATTATCCGGGCACTCGGCATCGAGGGCGGCTGCAACGTGCAGCTGGCACTCGACCCCTACAGCGACCAATACTATGTGATTGAAGTGAATCCGCGGGTCAGCCGGTCCAGTGCGCTGGCATCGAAGGCGACGGGGTACCCGATTGCCAAGGTGGCGGCGAAAATCGCGGTCGGGTATACCCTGGACGAGATTCAAAATCCAGTGACGCGCGAGACGTACGCGAGTTTTGAGCCTGCCCTGGACTACATTGTGACGAAAATTCCGCGCTGGCCGTTCGACAAGTTCAACAGCGCCAACCGCACGCTCGGCACGCAGATGAAGGCGACGGGCGAAGTGATGGCCATCGGCCGCACGTTCGAGGAGTCCATGATGAAGGCCATTCGTTCGCTTGAGGTCGGCCTGGATTCGCTGTGGCATCCACAGGCCGCGACGTGGAGCGAGGAGGACATCGAGCGGCGCCTGGTGAAAGCGGACGATGAGCGCTTGTTCGTGGTTGCGGAGGCGTTTCGCCGCGAGATGCCGCTGGAGACGGTGTACGAGTTGACGCGCATCGACCGCTGGTTTTTGTGGCGCCTGCAACGACTGGTGGACATGGAGCGGAGCCTTCGCGTCGCTGGGCAGCGGCTGGCCGACCACGAGGGGACACCCGCGGAACTTCGCGATTTGCTGCCAGAGGCGAAGCGGATGGGCTTTCCAGACAGCGCAATTGCCCGGTTCACGGGTACCGATGCCGACGAGCTTCGGCGCTGGCGCGACGAGGTCAACTTGAAACCGGTCTATAAGATGGTCGATACTTGCGCGGGTGAATTCGAGGCCAGCACGCCGTACTACTACAGCACATACGAGCAGGAGGATGAGGTGGCCGACAGCCGCGGCAAGAAGTTGCTGGTGCTGGGTTCCGGTCCGATTCGCATTGGGCAGGGCATCGAGTTCGATTATTGCTCCGTCCATGCGGTGTGGGCGATTCGCAAAGCGGGGTACGAAGCCATCATCGTCAACAACAACCCGGAGACCGTGTCAACCGACTTCAACACGTCGAACCGGCTGTACTTCGAACCGTTGCACCCGGAAGACGTCCTGCACGTGATTGACCGCGAACAGCCGGACGGGGTCATCGTGCAGTTCGGCGGACAGACCGCCATCAACCTGGCTGAGCCCCTGGCGCGCGCTGGCGTGAAAATCTTCGGGACCTCTCTGGAAGACATTGACCGTGCGGAGGACCGCGAAAAGTTTGACCAGCTCCTGACGACACTCGACATTCCGCGTCCGCTTGGGGTGACCGTGGTGACGGAGACGGGCGCACTCGAGGCTGCGCAAAAGCTGGGGTACCCGGTGCTGGTCCGTCCGTCCTACGTCCTCGGCGGCCGAGCGATGCAAATCATCGAATCCGATGCGGAGCTGGAGACGTACCTGCGGGACGCGGTGCAGGTGTCGAATCAGCACCCGGTGCTCATCGACCGCTACATCCAGGGCGTCGAGGTGGAAGTGGATGCCATCTCCGACGGGGAGACCGTGATTATCCCCGGGATCATGGAACATATTGAACGCGCTGGCGTACACTCTGGGGATTCGATTGCCGTGTATCCGCCGCAGTCGATCTCGGAGGCGACGAAGGCGACCCTGGTGGACTACACGATTCGCATTGCGCGCGGGCTGCACGTGAAAGGCCTGGTGAACATTCAGTTCGTCATTCAGGGGGACGACGTTTATGTGCTCGAAGTGAATCCGCGGTCGTCTCGGACCGTGCCCTTCTTGTCGAAGGTGACGAACGTGCCGATGGTCGATCTGGCGATGCGCGCAGTACTGGGCGAGTCGCTGCAGTCCCTCGGCTGGGAAACGGGGCTTGTTCCGGCGTCTGACCTGGTGTCGGTGAAGGTGCCGGTGTTCTCCTTCGCCAAGCTGCGGCGGGTGGATATTACGCTCGGGCCGGAGATGAAGTCGACCGGCGAAGTGATGGGCACTGAGCGGACGTACGCGAAGGCGCTGTACAAGGGCCTCATCGCGGCCGGGATGGACATTCCGCACTACGGCACGGTCCTCGCCACGATTGCGGATAAGGACAAGTTGGAGGCGTGGCCGATTTTGGCCGGGTTTGCCAGCCTGGGCTTTCGGATCGCGGCGACCGAAGGCACCGCGAAGTTCCTCCGGGCCCGGGGACTGGAGGTCGAGATCGTCAACAAGCTGGCGCAAGGGACCCCGAACCTGGCAGACGACATTCGCGACGGCCGGATTCACCTGGTCATCAACACGTTGACGAAGGGGCGGGAGCCGGAGCGCGATGGCTTCCGCATCCGCAGAACGGCGGTGGAGCACGGGGTGCCTTGTCTGACCTCGCTCGATACGGCCGCGTCCCTCTTGGAGGTCCTGTCGACCATTCGGTTTACGACGGTACCGCTCGCTGGCGGCGCACCGAAGCGCGCGGCGGTGGACGGACCGGAGGTGACGGCGTGA
- the carA gene encoding glutamine-hydrolyzing carbamoyl-phosphate synthase small subunit, with protein MRLQETRRPARLILESGDVFTGVHFGAVGESMGEVVFNTGMTGYQEILTDPSYCGQIVTMTYPLIGNYGMNVDHVESRRPYVHGFVVREFSEVPSHYKSMESLEQYLARNGIIGIAGVDTRRLTKRIRSEGTLKGLLTTLDPSPEEIEAKLKAPLATDQIDRVTTPVVYRAPGEGRRVVAMDFGMKQGVVRSLLARRCDVIVVPARTTAKEILDWRPDGVMLSNGPGDPEDVPHAVETVRSLLGKVPMFGICLGHQLMALACGARTEKMRFGHRGANHPVKDLRTGRVAITSQNHGYVVSEASLRGTDLVLTHVNQNDGTVEGVVHARYPAFCVQYHPEARPGPDDSDGLFDAFIEMMDQVREGRWTPYAEAH; from the coding sequence GTGAGGTTACAAGAAACGAGACGACCCGCACGACTGATTCTGGAATCCGGTGATGTGTTTACAGGGGTTCACTTTGGGGCGGTCGGCGAGTCGATGGGCGAGGTCGTGTTCAATACCGGCATGACCGGCTACCAGGAAATTCTGACCGACCCTTCCTACTGCGGTCAAATCGTGACCATGACCTATCCGTTGATCGGAAATTACGGGATGAATGTCGATCACGTCGAATCCAGACGCCCGTATGTACACGGCTTCGTGGTGCGCGAGTTCAGTGAAGTTCCCAGCCACTACAAGAGCATGGAGAGCCTCGAACAGTACCTGGCGCGAAACGGCATCATCGGGATCGCGGGGGTGGACACACGCCGACTGACCAAGCGCATCCGCAGCGAAGGCACCCTCAAGGGGCTGTTGACCACGCTGGACCCATCGCCGGAGGAAATCGAGGCGAAGTTGAAGGCGCCGCTGGCGACGGACCAGATTGACCGGGTGACGACGCCGGTGGTGTACCGGGCGCCCGGTGAAGGACGCCGCGTGGTGGCCATGGATTTTGGCATGAAGCAGGGGGTCGTGCGGTCGCTGCTGGCGCGCCGCTGCGACGTGATCGTTGTGCCAGCCCGGACGACGGCGAAGGAAATTCTCGATTGGCGGCCGGACGGCGTGATGCTGAGCAACGGGCCCGGCGACCCGGAAGATGTGCCGCACGCTGTCGAGACGGTGCGGTCGCTGCTCGGCAAGGTGCCGATGTTCGGGATTTGCCTCGGCCACCAGTTGATGGCGCTGGCCTGCGGCGCGCGCACGGAGAAGATGCGCTTCGGCCACCGCGGCGCCAACCACCCCGTCAAGGACCTGCGTACTGGCAGGGTCGCCATCACGTCACAGAATCACGGCTACGTGGTGAGTGAGGCGTCGCTGCGGGGCACGGACTTGGTGCTCACCCATGTCAACCAAAATGACGGCACCGTGGAGGGTGTGGTGCACGCCAGGTACCCGGCCTTTTGTGTGCAGTACCATCCGGAGGCTCGGCCTGGGCCGGACGATTCCGACGGGCTGTTTGACGCGTTTATTGAAATGATGGACCAGGTCCGCGAAGGGAGATGGACGCCGTATGCCGAAGCGCACTGA
- a CDS encoding dihydroorotase — translation MKIRLDGGQLLDPVTGALVHASVLWDDQTGTVLTIGTDVPEGDRQIVLDGEAVLPGFVDVHVHLREPGFEEKETIATGARAAAAGGFTQIACMPNTQPPLDTSERIRSVIAKGEAAGAARVRPIACITQGQQGEALTDFAALKAAGAVALSDDGRGVQHGGRMREALVQAAQVGLPLAIHAEDESLSGRGVLNGKAAQRLGLEAIPPEAEAAMIARDLLIAEQVGAHLHVCHVSVEPAVSLIRWAKQRGVHVTAEVTPHHLLLSDDIIDRDDAVYKVNPPLRTEADRMACLEGFLDGTLDVVATDHAPHTADEKSRGVAAAPFGMVGIETSFQLLYTHLVETGRMSLGDLVDRMAARPAKAFGLKGGVIAPGQPADIVVVDLRRTRSIDPSQFYSKGRNTPFAGWPVAGWPQLTICGGKVVFSAQGVREEGISQ, via the coding sequence ATGAAAATTCGACTGGATGGCGGTCAACTCCTCGACCCCGTCACGGGCGCGCTGGTTCACGCCAGCGTCCTGTGGGACGACCAGACTGGAACGGTGCTGACCATCGGCACGGACGTACCGGAGGGCGACCGCCAGATTGTCCTCGACGGCGAGGCGGTGCTGCCTGGCTTTGTGGATGTGCATGTCCACCTGCGGGAGCCTGGCTTTGAAGAGAAGGAGACGATTGCTACCGGTGCCCGCGCCGCCGCGGCGGGCGGGTTCACCCAAATCGCCTGTATGCCGAACACGCAACCGCCGCTCGACACGTCGGAGCGTATTCGAAGCGTGATTGCCAAAGGGGAGGCGGCCGGCGCAGCCCGGGTCCGCCCCATTGCCTGCATCACGCAGGGGCAGCAGGGCGAAGCTCTCACCGACTTTGCGGCGCTCAAAGCCGCCGGCGCGGTCGCACTTTCCGACGACGGGCGCGGTGTGCAGCACGGCGGACGCATGCGCGAGGCGCTTGTGCAGGCGGCGCAGGTGGGGTTGCCGCTCGCGATCCACGCCGAGGACGAGAGCCTGTCCGGCCGGGGTGTGCTGAACGGCAAGGCGGCGCAGCGGCTTGGCCTCGAGGCGATTCCACCGGAGGCGGAGGCGGCGATGATTGCCCGCGACCTCTTGATTGCGGAGCAGGTCGGCGCCCATCTGCACGTGTGTCACGTCAGTGTCGAGCCGGCGGTGTCTTTGATTCGCTGGGCGAAGCAGCGGGGCGTGCACGTGACGGCGGAAGTCACGCCGCACCACTTGTTGTTGTCGGATGACATCATCGATCGCGACGATGCGGTGTATAAGGTCAACCCGCCGCTGCGAACCGAGGCGGACCGCATGGCCTGCCTGGAAGGGTTTTTGGACGGCACGCTGGATGTGGTGGCGACAGACCACGCGCCGCACACGGCGGACGAGAAATCGCGGGGCGTCGCGGCCGCACCGTTCGGCATGGTCGGGATCGAAACCTCGTTTCAGCTGCTCTATACGCACCTCGTCGAGACCGGGCGGATGTCGCTCGGAGACCTGGTCGACCGCATGGCGGCCCGGCCCGCGAAAGCGTTCGGGTTGAAAGGCGGGGTGATTGCGCCGGGACAGCCCGCGGACATCGTGGTCGTCGACCTGCGGCGGACGCGTTCGATTGACCCGTCGCAGTTCTACTCCAAGGGGCGCAATACCCCGTTTGCAGGTTGGCCGGTGGCGGGCTGGCCGCAACTGACCATCTGCGGCGGCAAGGTTGTGTTTTCAGCGCAGGGAGTTCGCGAGGAGGGGATTTCACAGTGA
- the pyrB gene encoding aspartate carbamoyltransferase, protein MSSPIDAGGLPIDGPPMDGPPTDGGPPTDASGPPTDASGTPVESGTPGAPIRHVVTTRDFTRADLERLIAHAEWIRTAPRAVLRDRLAGVVVATLFYEPSTRTRLSFEAAAARLGAAVISAENAKENSSAKKGESLPDVFRVVGSYADAIVIRHHEATEIAAAVPFSPVPIVSAGAGAGEHPTQALLDVYTLWREFGRVDELRVCVLGDLKYGRTVHSLLRLLTQFTDVEATLVHQPGLPLPDALKDELQAAGMKLRETTDFAEALRTSDAVYQTRIQRERFDQGLDDTSLESALYGIGPQHLEMMKQTARILHPLPRVGEIDPAVDTDERAAYFRQAENGLYMRMALLDDILGGIMR, encoded by the coding sequence TTGTCAAGCCCCATTGACGCCGGCGGCCTTCCGATCGACGGCCCTCCGATGGACGGCCCCCCGACGGACGGCGGCCCCCCGACGGACGCCAGCGGGCCCCCGACGGACGCCAGCGGCACCCCCGTTGAAAGCGGCACCCCAGGCGCTCCCATTCGACACGTGGTGACGACGCGCGACTTTACGCGTGCGGACCTGGAGCGTCTCATCGCGCACGCCGAGTGGATCCGCACGGCGCCTCGGGCGGTCCTGCGCGACCGGCTGGCGGGGGTGGTGGTCGCGACCTTGTTTTATGAACCGAGTACGCGGACGCGACTGTCCTTCGAAGCGGCCGCGGCGCGGTTGGGCGCGGCGGTGATCAGCGCGGAGAACGCCAAGGAGAATTCCTCCGCCAAGAAGGGGGAATCGCTGCCGGACGTGTTTCGGGTCGTCGGCAGCTACGCGGACGCGATTGTCATTCGTCATCATGAGGCGACGGAGATTGCAGCAGCCGTTCCGTTCAGCCCGGTGCCGATTGTGAGCGCCGGCGCAGGCGCGGGCGAACACCCGACGCAGGCGCTGCTCGACGTCTACACCTTGTGGCGGGAGTTCGGGCGGGTGGATGAGTTGCGCGTGTGCGTCCTCGGGGACTTGAAGTACGGGCGCACCGTTCACTCGCTGCTGCGGCTGCTCACCCAGTTCACGGACGTCGAAGCGACCTTGGTGCATCAGCCGGGACTGCCGCTGCCAGACGCACTCAAAGACGAATTGCAGGCGGCGGGGATGAAGCTGCGCGAGACGACCGACTTTGCCGAGGCGCTGCGAACGTCGGACGCGGTGTACCAGACGCGGATTCAGCGGGAGCGCTTTGACCAGGGGCTGGACGACACGTCGCTGGAATCGGCGTTGTATGGCATCGGTCCGCAGCACCTGGAGATGATGAAACAAACAGCGCGCATCCTGCATCCGCTGCCGCGCGTTGGCGAAATTGACCCAGCCGTGGATACAGACGAGCGCGCCGCCTACTTCCGACAGGCTGAAAACGGCCTGTACATGCGAATGGCGCTGCTCGACGACATATTGGGAGGCATCATGCGATGA
- the pyrR gene encoding bifunctional pyr operon transcriptional regulator/uracil phosphoribosyltransferase PyrR: MSTQTQILDATAMERSMTRMAHEILEKNKGLDGVVVVGIKTRGAVLAERIADKLERIEGIRPPVLDLDVRPYRDDVRASTGARPPVAGLVVEDRTVVLVDDVLYTGRTVRAALDAVMATGRPRYVQLASLIDRGHRELPIRPDFVGKNVPTSRDESVSVRMREVDGEDGVWIVKPH, from the coding sequence GTGTCGACACAAACGCAGATTCTCGACGCGACGGCAATGGAGCGGTCCATGACGCGGATGGCACATGAAATTTTGGAGAAGAACAAGGGGCTGGACGGGGTGGTTGTCGTCGGGATCAAAACCCGGGGCGCCGTGCTGGCCGAACGCATCGCGGACAAACTCGAGCGGATTGAGGGGATACGCCCGCCGGTCTTGGACCTGGACGTCCGCCCGTACCGGGATGATGTGCGAGCGTCGACCGGGGCGCGTCCGCCGGTGGCGGGGCTCGTTGTGGAGGACCGAACGGTCGTGTTGGTCGACGACGTGCTTTACACCGGACGCACCGTCCGGGCTGCCCTCGATGCCGTGATGGCAACCGGGCGGCCGAGGTATGTGCAGTTGGCCAGCCTGATCGACCGAGGGCATCGGGAGCTTCCGATTCGGCCGGACTTTGTCGGCAAAAACGTGCCGACCTCGCGCGACGAATCGGTGTCGGTGCGCATGCGCGAAGTGGACGGAGAGGACGGTGTCTGGATTGTCAAGCCCCATTGA
- a CDS encoding RluA family pseudouridine synthase: MTVDVADEGTRLDKWLTEQLANTGFAVSRSQVQGWITSGYVTRAGRQAKSSEPIAAGAVYEIAVPAPPEPSLEAQDMHLDVVYEDDDVVVINKPRGLVVHPGAGNWSGTLINGLLGRGVSLSKLGGAYRPGVVHRIDKDTSGLLVVAKTDRAYHSLTSQLRAHTVERKYCAIVHGRIPHAAGIVDAPVGRDPHQRQRMAVTDSGKPAVTHFEVNEWFDRYTYVDLRLETGRTHQIRVHMAYIGHPLAGDKVYGPRHTLPIDGQALHAMTLGFVHPSSGERMHFEAPLPDDMTRLLTGLRGGLW; this comes from the coding sequence ATGACGGTCGATGTGGCCGACGAAGGGACGCGGCTGGACAAGTGGCTGACCGAGCAGTTGGCGAACACAGGGTTTGCCGTGTCGCGCAGTCAAGTTCAAGGGTGGATCACATCCGGGTACGTGACGCGCGCCGGACGTCAGGCGAAATCGAGCGAGCCCATCGCCGCCGGCGCCGTGTACGAGATCGCGGTTCCGGCCCCGCCCGAACCTTCCTTGGAAGCACAGGACATGCATCTCGATGTGGTATACGAAGATGACGATGTGGTGGTCATCAACAAACCGCGCGGCCTGGTCGTGCACCCGGGGGCCGGCAACTGGAGCGGGACGCTCATCAACGGGCTGCTGGGCAGAGGTGTTTCCCTGTCGAAGCTGGGCGGCGCCTACCGGCCAGGGGTGGTTCACCGAATCGACAAGGACACCTCGGGCCTCTTGGTGGTGGCCAAAACCGACCGGGCGTACCACAGCTTGACGTCGCAGTTGCGGGCGCACACCGTGGAGCGCAAGTACTGCGCCATCGTGCACGGGCGGATCCCCCACGCGGCGGGCATCGTCGACGCCCCGGTCGGGCGGGATCCACATCAGCGCCAGCGCATGGCGGTGACGGATTCCGGGAAGCCGGCCGTCACCCACTTTGAGGTGAACGAGTGGTTCGACCGGTATACATATGTGGACCTGAGACTTGAAACGGGCCGAACCCACCAGATTCGCGTGCACATGGCGTACATTGGGCACCCGCTGGCGGGCGACAAGGTCTACGGCCCGCGCCATACACTGCCCATTGACGGCCAGGCACTGCATGCGATGACGCTGGGATTTGTGCACCCTTCGTCCGGCGAGCGGATGCACTTTGAGGCCCCGCTCCCGGACGACATGACGAGGCTGCTCACGGGGCTGCGCGGCGGGCTGTGGTAA
- the lspA gene encoding signal peptidase II, producing MVYVIAILAWVIDQGLKWVVRSHLLPDQLVPVLPPAFYFDYIRNPGAAFGILPNARWLFIVVALIVIVAVIVIQRRWHLGVFAQVGLGLVLGGAVGNLTDRVISGTVVDYVYFKPINFPIFNFADVCIDVGVAILILTALLGERQGRTSGRASTPAEVRGEADE from the coding sequence GTGGTGTATGTGATAGCGATTCTTGCCTGGGTGATTGACCAGGGACTGAAATGGGTGGTGCGCTCGCACTTGCTGCCTGACCAGCTCGTGCCCGTGCTGCCGCCCGCCTTTTACTTCGATTACATTCGCAACCCCGGAGCAGCCTTCGGCATCCTTCCGAACGCGCGGTGGCTGTTCATCGTTGTGGCGCTCATCGTGATCGTGGCGGTCATCGTCATCCAGCGGCGCTGGCACCTCGGTGTCTTCGCGCAGGTGGGGTTGGGGCTCGTCCTCGGCGGCGCAGTCGGGAACCTGACAGACCGTGTCATCTCGGGTACCGTCGTGGACTATGTGTACTTCAAACCCATCAACTTCCCAATTTTCAACTTTGCGGATGTCTGCATTGACGTGGGGGTTGCCATCCTGATTTTGACCGCGCTCCTGGGGGAGCGCCAAGGCAGAACCAGCGGGCGGGCTTCTACCCCTGCGGAGGTGCGCGGGGAGGCGGATGAATGA
- a CDS encoding TraR/DksA C4-type zinc finger protein, producing the protein MTSEAQRARLLAMRKEVEESLQGTGQFGLDDPMSDELSELSMYDNHPADIASELFEREKDVALRDNAKLRLQAIDRAIEALDNGTYGTCAGCGQAIPQARMEANPLATRCVNCQRAVEAEHPDRDRPIEEAFLWPGYGRTDTDDEDSVLFDGEDAWQAVERFNERPEYGHAYEQIFLDDNEGLVDEIDIVSNEDYKRQLP; encoded by the coding sequence ATGACGTCAGAAGCACAGCGCGCTCGACTCTTGGCGATGCGCAAGGAGGTGGAGGAAAGCCTGCAGGGGACCGGTCAGTTTGGGTTGGACGACCCCATGTCGGACGAACTCTCCGAGTTGTCGATGTACGACAACCATCCGGCGGACATCGCCAGCGAGCTGTTTGAGCGGGAGAAAGACGTGGCTTTGCGGGACAATGCGAAGCTTCGCCTGCAGGCCATCGATCGCGCCATCGAGGCGCTCGACAACGGAACGTACGGGACCTGTGCGGGGTGCGGTCAAGCGATTCCCCAGGCGCGGATGGAGGCCAATCCGCTGGCGACGAGGTGCGTGAACTGCCAGCGCGCCGTGGAGGCGGAGCATCCGGATCGTGATCGGCCCATTGAAGAGGCGTTCCTCTGGCCCGGATACGGGCGAACGGATACGGATGACGAGGACAGCGTCCTATTCGACGGGGAAGACGCCTGGCAGGCCGTGGAGCGGTTCAACGAACGGCCGGAGTACGGCCATGCGTATGAGCAGATTTTTCTGGATGACAACGAGGGCCTGGTGGATGAAATCGACATCGTGTCCAACGAGGACTATAAGCGGCAGCTTCCTTGA
- a CDS encoding DUF5665 domain-containing protein, producing the protein MAGARERAHDFLMADFERIAAYLDRANFAAYADLLRRPVRLAILNFFAGLFRGVGIGVGFTLVATGLVLLLQQLEILNLPVIGKYIAEVVRIVQIQLNNRAV; encoded by the coding sequence ATGGCAGGAGCGAGGGAACGTGCGCACGACTTTTTGATGGCTGACTTTGAGCGTATCGCCGCTTATTTGGACCGAGCCAACTTCGCTGCGTACGCCGACTTGCTGAGGCGGCCTGTCCGTTTGGCAATCTTGAATTTCTTTGCTGGACTGTTTCGCGGAGTTGGCATCGGGGTTGGCTTTACGCTGGTGGCCACCGGCCTGGTTCTCCTGCTGCAGCAGCTGGAAATCCTGAATCTTCCTGTCATCGGCAAATACATTGCTGAGGTGGTCCGGATTGTGCAAATCCAGTTGAACAATCGGGCCGTATAA
- a CDS encoding DivIVA domain-containing protein encodes MPLTPLDIHNKEFSRSFRGYDEDEVDDFLERVIQDYEALIRQNKELEERLADMTERLKHFSNIEESLSKSIIVAQETAEEVKANARKEAQLILKEAEKNADRIVSEALNKSRKIAMEVEDVQKHAAIFRARFRSLIQAQLEMLESGDWDRFDQEVSTTVKEPAVFSNGSA; translated from the coding sequence ATGCCGTTAACTCCGTTGGACATCCATAACAAGGAATTTAGCCGGTCGTTCCGAGGATATGACGAAGATGAAGTCGATGATTTCCTGGAGCGCGTGATTCAGGATTATGAAGCGTTGATTCGCCAGAACAAAGAGTTGGAGGAGCGGCTTGCGGACATGACCGAACGCCTGAAGCACTTCTCCAACATTGAGGAAAGCCTGAGCAAGTCCATCATTGTTGCCCAGGAAACGGCTGAAGAAGTGAAGGCGAACGCGCGCAAGGAAGCGCAGCTGATTCTCAAGGAAGCCGAGAAAAACGCGGACCGCATCGTCAGCGAGGCGTTGAACAAGTCGCGCAAAATCGCGATGGAAGTAGAAGACGTGCAGAAGCACGCCGCCATCTTCCGCGCACGGTTCCGTTCTTTGATTCAGGCGCAGTTGGAAATGCTGGAGTCGGGGGATTGGGACCGATTCGACCAGGAAGTGTCCACCACCGTGAAGGAACCAGCCGTATTCAGCAACGGGTCTGCCTGA